In Thermostichus vulcanus str. 'Rupite', the sequence AACCTCCCTTCGCTCTTGTTTAGATTGCAGATATGCCTGCCAGATCGGACTAACCGCTTGCCGCTCTTGTAATAACTGCTCCGCATAGCGGATTAATTCTAGATTCTCTTCCGGGGTTAGGGTTTTCATTTGTTCAAAAATAGTCTGCAATTGTGAACTCATCGTTCCATACCTCCTTTCCTTTGCATAAAACTCAAGGGTCGTTCTGGGCTTTGTTGTTAGGTCATTCATCGTTCGCATAACGTCGGCTTTGCCGAATCGCCACCTCCGCCAACTTCTCCTGAATCAGTGCTGTTAACCATTCCGATTTTGCAGATTGCGCCACACTAGGCAAAAACTCGTCAACCCTAAACCGCATCAGGGGATGGCTCGAAAACAATTTCATCATAAAACTGCTCGATCGGCAAACTTAACCCAATACTTTTAAGCTCCACAATATCGCCCGGTCGATAGCTGAGAATCAGCCAATCTCCCGCCTCGTTTTTGTGATAAATATCAATCGCCATTTCCTCTGAACTCACTAACACATAATCCATTAAATTCGGATTGCGGCGATATTGTTCAAACTTCTTGCCGCGATCGTAAGCCTCAGTATTAGGGGATAAAACCTCCACAATCAAGCAAGGATAGGTGATATAGAGAGAATGCTCGCGATCGTCACAAGTCACACTCAAATCAGGGTAGGTATAATTTGGAGTGTGGAGGATGTTAATCTTTAAGTCTGAGTTGAAAACGCTACACTTGCTGCCTCTTAAATGCGAGCGAATTAACAATAAGCAATTTGTGGCGATCGCACTATGATTTTTTGTTCCGCCACTCATGGCATAAACCCGGCCATCAATTAGCTCGTGTTTCTCTAACTGCTGTTCTTCCCAAGTAAAATACTCTTCAGGCGTAAAGCGCTGCTCCTGATCTCTGGCTACAATCATTACAATCTCCTAATTTAAGAGCAGTAACATTAACTTACACCTCATAACCCAACCCCCGCAAATTCTCCCGAATCGCTGCCTCTAACTTAGCCGATTCCTTAAACTGTTCCCCCAACTTCGCCGACAACTCCGCCATCCGCTCCGCAAAGGGCACATCGTCTTCCTCAGCCGCCGCTGCCCCTACATACCGCCCCGGAGTCAGTACATAGTTATGCCCGCGGATTTCCTCTAAACTGGCGGACTTACAGAACCCTGGCACATCCTCATAGGGGCGGGTTTCAAACCCTTCCCTGCATTCTCGCCAGCGGTGGTAGGTATCGGCAATCTGCGCTATATCCTTATCGCTAAGCTCGCGGCGGGTGCGATCCACCATGTAGCCTAACTTGCGGGCATCAATAAATAAGATTTCGCCCCGGCGGTCTCTCAACTTTTTGTGCCGGGCGATGCCATTCGATTTGTCTTTCGCTAAAAACCACAGACAAGCGGGAATCTGCGTCGAATAAAACAACTGCCCCGGCAAGGCAATCATGCAGTCGATCGCATCCCCCTCAATCATGGCTTTGCGGATCTCCCCCTCGCCGCTCTGCTGGGACGACATCGACCCATTCGCCAACACCACCCCGGCAGTGCCCGTTGGGGATAGATGATGCCAGATGTGCTGCAACCAGGCATAGTTGGCATTGCTTGTAGGCGGAATGCCAAACTTCCAACGCACATCTTCCCGCAGCCGGTCGCCGCCCCAGTCGGAAATATTAAAGGGTGGATTTGCCAAGATGAAGTCAGCCCGCAAGTCTGGCAGTTCGTCCTTGTGAAACGACCCCTCCGAATTCCAGCGAATATCCGCATCAATCCCTCGCACCGCCAGATTCATCTTGCACAAGCGCCAGGTAGTGTAGTTGCTCTCTTGCCCATAGATGGCGATATCGCCTATCCGCCCTTGGTGATCTTTTACAAACTTTTCCGACTGCACGAACATTCCGCCCGAACCACAACAGGGGTCATAGACCCGCCCCTTGTAGGGTTGCAGCATTTCTACCAGCAACCGCACCACCGATCGCGGCGTGTAAAACTCGCCCCCCCGCCTGCCCTCGGATCCGGCAAACTGGCCCAGAAAATACTCATACACCCGCCCCAACACATCCCTAGCGGCATCCTGCGCCTGACCTAGGGCAATGTTAGAAATCAGGTCGATTAACTCCCCCAGCATCACCGCATTCAAGGCTGGACGGGCGTATTCCTTCGGTAAAACTCCCTTGAGGGAAGCATTCTCCTGTTCGATCGCCAGCATCGCCTCATCAATCTGCTTGCCGATGGTCGGTTGCTTGGCGTTGGCTTGCAGGTGCGACCACCGCGCCGCCTGCGGCACCCAGAACACATTCTCCGCCGCATACTCATCCGGGTCTTCCACCCCTTCCGGGTATTCCGCCGCCAACTCCCGCCGCCGGGCCTCAAAGCGATCGGAAATATGCTTTAAGAAAATCAGCCCCAAGACAACGTGTTTGTAATCGGACGGCTCCATGTTGCCGCGTAATTTGTCCGCTGCCTTGAAGAGTTCGGCTTCGTAACCAAGATGAGCACCGTTATTCGGCTGAGGTGCGGGAGGCTGCGGCATAGGGGTATAGATCGATGACCACTATTCCATGGAAAGTCAATCAAT encodes:
- a CDS encoding Uma2 family endonuclease, translating into MIVARDQEQRFTPEEYFTWEEQQLEKHELIDGRVYAMSGGTKNHSAIATNCLLLIRSHLRGSKCSVFNSDLKINILHTPNYTYPDLSVTCDDREHSLYITYPCLIVEVLSPNTEAYDRGKKFEQYRRNPNLMDYVLVSSEEMAIDIYHKNEAGDWLILSYRPGDIVELKSIGLSLPIEQFYDEIVFEPSPDAV
- a CDS encoding type I restriction-modification system subunit M, with translation MPQPPAPQPNNGAHLGYEAELFKAADKLRGNMEPSDYKHVVLGLIFLKHISDRFEARRRELAAEYPEGVEDPDEYAAENVFWVPQAARWSHLQANAKQPTIGKQIDEAMLAIEQENASLKGVLPKEYARPALNAVMLGELIDLISNIALGQAQDAARDVLGRVYEYFLGQFAGSEGRRGGEFYTPRSVVRLLVEMLQPYKGRVYDPCCGSGGMFVQSEKFVKDHQGRIGDIAIYGQESNYTTWRLCKMNLAVRGIDADIRWNSEGSFHKDELPDLRADFILANPPFNISDWGGDRLREDVRWKFGIPPTSNANYAWLQHIWHHLSPTGTAGVVLANGSMSSQQSGEGEIRKAMIEGDAIDCMIALPGQLFYSTQIPACLWFLAKDKSNGIARHKKLRDRRGEILFIDARKLGYMVDRTRRELSDKDIAQIADTYHRWRECREGFETRPYEDVPGFCKSASLEEIRGHNYVLTPGRYVGAAAAEEDDVPFAERMAELSAKLGEQFKESAKLEAAIRENLRGLGYEV